The Saccharomonospora cyanea NA-134 genome includes a region encoding these proteins:
- the pseB gene encoding UDP-N-acetylglucosamine 4,6-dehydratase (inverting): protein MAELDGSSILLTGGTGSFGKAFIDYALAELNPRRLVVLSRDELKQYEVKQQFGNDPRLRWFIGDVRDRRRLERAMHGVDYVVHAAALKQVDTGEYNPFEFVQTNVMGSQNVIEAAIDTGVKKVVALSTDKASSPINLYGATKLCADRMFISANHYAATHPARFAVVRYGNVMASRGSVIPFFRSLAERGESLPITHKDMTRFWITLPQAVKFVVDSFDLMRGGELYVPRIPSMRLVDLAQAIAPGSPMHEVGIRPGEKLHEEMIAPDDSRRTVRLGDRYVVQPHIAGWGYEPPEDGVPVPDGFSYRSDTNDLWLSTDDIKKLIAEHE from the coding sequence ATGGCCGAGCTCGACGGGTCCAGCATTCTGCTCACCGGAGGAACGGGCTCGTTCGGGAAGGCGTTCATCGACTACGCGCTCGCCGAACTGAACCCGCGCAGGCTCGTGGTGCTCTCGCGTGACGAACTCAAGCAGTACGAGGTGAAACAGCAGTTCGGGAACGACCCGAGGCTGCGGTGGTTCATCGGCGACGTCCGCGACCGGCGCAGGCTGGAACGCGCCATGCACGGCGTCGACTACGTCGTGCACGCCGCCGCGTTGAAGCAGGTCGACACCGGCGAGTACAACCCGTTCGAGTTCGTCCAGACCAACGTGATGGGCTCGCAGAACGTCATCGAGGCGGCCATCGACACCGGTGTGAAGAAGGTCGTCGCGCTGTCCACCGACAAGGCGTCGAGCCCCATCAACCTCTACGGCGCCACGAAGCTGTGCGCCGACCGCATGTTCATCAGTGCGAACCACTACGCCGCCACGCACCCGGCCCGGTTCGCCGTCGTGCGGTACGGCAACGTGATGGCCTCTCGGGGAAGCGTGATCCCGTTCTTCCGGTCGCTGGCCGAGCGGGGCGAGTCACTTCCGATCACGCACAAGGACATGACGCGGTTCTGGATCACGTTGCCGCAGGCCGTGAAGTTCGTGGTCGACTCCTTCGACCTCATGCGCGGCGGTGAGCTCTACGTGCCGCGCATCCCGAGCATGCGGCTCGTGGACCTCGCCCAGGCCATCGCACCCGGCAGCCCCATGCACGAGGTCGGCATCCGCCCCGGCGAGAAGCTGCACGAGGAGATGATCGCGCCCGACGACTCGCGCCGCACCGTGCGGCTCGGCGACCGCTACGTCGTGCAGCCCCACATCGCGGGTTGGGGCTACGAGCCGCCCGAGGACGGCGTGCCGGTGCCGGACGGCTTCTCCTACCGGTCCGACACCAACGACCTGTGGCTGTCCACCGACGACATCAAGAAGCTGATCGCCGAGCATGAGTGA
- a CDS encoding glycosyltransferase: MPGKAAPATAPEQAKNGKAAASKATSTEKALFSEHAGTGRLLAQRGLFSGPSEVVSKDLYSEVVEGVATRERESVSLEPSARVCGNTYFGRFPASYWQRWTTAKSVSVEADVTGSGQLAVRASDMEGEPRTVAVRNVTDVKDEHVVLAAPLDKFLDGGALWLDLETEGGQLTVSNVRWTVDSPERIRPTAVTICTMNRADDCLSNLYALADSLPALDTLDAIYVADQGTDTVDSREGFAEVARRLGDKLHYIKQPNLGGAGGFTRGLYEVAGNTETEHANVLFMDDDVLLEPDLIIRLTAFSNRAASPMIVGGQMLNLLHPNQLHVGAEYARLNTLEPGQPVPHSLSTADLLDVDPETGRPNRQERRLDAGYNGWWSCLIPYEVVKAIGYPMPFFFQWDDAEYSYRARAHGFPTVTLPGAGVWHADFHWKDWDEWHRYFNLRNSIITAALHSPFDLNLLSRVLLAQLVRYLLGMQYGLSATLITAVEDFLKGPEVLHDGGVAAMKRIREIRAQYPETKRYAPTEVPGIASNDIGIINTAPRPSMQRLVLLKRIIYRLLGKHRFELGAIPSDEAHWWHVSQFETAIVTDASQEGVRVRRYDRQRMFELAKRGVQVISRLRKEGKLVQEEYKRAMPQLTSRENWKRLYQL; encoded by the coding sequence ATGCCCGGTAAAGCGGCACCGGCCACCGCACCAGAGCAGGCCAAAAACGGCAAAGCAGCCGCGAGCAAGGCCACGAGCACAGAGAAGGCCCTGTTCTCCGAACATGCCGGCACCGGTAGGTTGCTCGCGCAGCGCGGCCTGTTCTCCGGCCCGTCCGAGGTGGTGAGCAAGGACCTCTACTCGGAGGTCGTCGAGGGCGTGGCCACGCGTGAGCGGGAGAGTGTCTCGCTGGAGCCGTCGGCCCGGGTCTGCGGTAACACGTACTTCGGTCGTTTCCCGGCCAGCTACTGGCAGCGCTGGACCACCGCGAAGTCCGTCTCCGTCGAGGCCGACGTCACCGGCTCCGGCCAGCTCGCGGTCCGCGCCTCCGACATGGAGGGCGAGCCGAGGACCGTCGCCGTACGCAACGTGACCGACGTGAAGGACGAGCACGTGGTGCTCGCCGCCCCGCTGGACAAGTTCCTCGACGGCGGCGCGCTGTGGCTGGACCTGGAGACCGAGGGCGGACAGCTGACGGTCTCGAACGTGCGCTGGACCGTCGACTCGCCGGAGAGGATCCGGCCCACCGCGGTCACCATCTGCACGATGAACCGCGCGGACGACTGCCTGAGCAACCTGTACGCCCTCGCCGACTCGCTGCCCGCCCTCGACACGCTCGACGCCATCTACGTCGCCGACCAGGGCACCGACACCGTCGACTCGCGCGAGGGCTTCGCCGAGGTCGCGCGGCGGCTCGGCGACAAGCTGCACTACATCAAGCAGCCGAACCTCGGCGGCGCGGGCGGCTTCACCCGTGGTCTGTACGAGGTGGCGGGCAACACCGAGACCGAGCACGCGAACGTGTTGTTCATGGACGACGACGTGCTCCTGGAACCGGACCTGATCATCCGGTTGACGGCGTTCTCCAACCGGGCCGCGAGCCCGATGATCGTCGGTGGGCAGATGCTCAACCTGCTGCACCCCAACCAGCTTCACGTCGGCGCGGAGTACGCCCGCCTCAACACGCTGGAGCCGGGCCAGCCCGTCCCGCACAGCCTCTCCACGGCCGACCTGCTCGACGTCGACCCCGAGACGGGCAGGCCGAACCGCCAGGAGCGCAGGCTCGACGCCGGCTACAACGGCTGGTGGTCGTGCCTGATCCCCTACGAGGTGGTCAAGGCGATCGGCTACCCGATGCCGTTCTTCTTCCAGTGGGACGACGCCGAGTACAGCTACCGGGCCCGGGCTCACGGCTTCCCGACCGTCACGCTGCCCGGCGCGGGTGTGTGGCACGCCGACTTCCACTGGAAGGACTGGGACGAGTGGCACCGCTACTTCAACCTGCGTAACTCGATCATCACCGCCGCGCTGCACAGCCCGTTCGACCTGAACCTGCTCTCGCGGGTGCTGCTGGCACAGCTCGTGCGCTACCTGCTGGGCATGCAGTACGGCCTGTCGGCGACGTTGATCACCGCGGTGGAGGACTTCCTCAAGGGACCGGAGGTCCTGCACGACGGCGGCGTCGCCGCGATGAAGCGCATCCGGGAGATCCGCGCGCAGTACCCGGAGACCAAGCGTTACGCGCCGACCGAGGTGCCGGGCATCGCGTCCAACGACATCGGCATCATCAACACCGCGCCGAGGCCGAGCATGCAGCGCCTCGTGCTGCTCAAGCGGATCATCTACCGGCTGCTGGGCAAGCACCGCTTCGAGCTCGGCGCCATCCCGAGCGACGAGGCCCACTGGTGGCACGTGTCGCAGTTCGAGACGGCGATCGTCACCGACGCCTCCCAGGAGGGCGTGCGGGTGCGCCGCTACGACCGGCAGCGCATGTTCGAACTCGCCAAGCGGGGCGTGCAGGTGATCAGCAGGCTGCGCAAGGAAGGCAAGCTCGTGCAGGAGGAGTACAAGCGCGCCATGCCGCAGCTCACCAGCCGCGAGAACTGGAAGCGCCTCTACCAGCTCTGA
- a CDS encoding DUF3558 family protein, whose product MLVTGCSLFDSSRDVDPCELLSPSELSSFGDYGEPKRKSEGNRTKCTWYNSTTEPLKTTVKPQLNIQVAHKVRFSAVLSRAEEDGRQGRTAAGRPFTERELDNSCTVTMPVFKEPSTKQTGVVDVTVTMPDPEDNCPTARRMADLIAPKLH is encoded by the coding sequence ATGCTGGTCACTGGGTGCTCGCTCTTCGACTCCAGCCGCGACGTCGACCCGTGTGAACTCCTGAGCCCCTCGGAGCTCTCGTCGTTCGGCGATTATGGGGAGCCGAAGCGGAAGAGCGAGGGGAACCGAACGAAGTGCACCTGGTACAACTCCACCACGGAGCCGCTGAAGACCACGGTGAAACCGCAGCTCAACATCCAGGTCGCTCACAAGGTGCGTTTCAGCGCCGTGCTGTCCCGCGCCGAGGAGGACGGGCGGCAGGGCAGGACCGCCGCGGGACGACCGTTCACGGAGAGGGAGCTCGACAACTCCTGCACGGTGACGATGCCTGTGTTCAAGGAACCTTCGACGAAGCAGACGGGCGTCGTCGATGTCACCGTGACGATGCCCGACCCGGAGGACAACTGCCCTACGGCCCGCAGGATGGCTGATCTCATCGCCCCGAAGCTGCACTGA
- a CDS encoding DUF3558 family protein has translation MRRSVIVVPLFVGLMLVGCTATEPGSASSTTRNEGGSTVAAPPTSGNQDHENQSIKQVDPCSLLVESELDRFGEFGQGEYREYGTGRNCRWQADREGASEQVPLVDLIVEDNAGIGLLPDLGGGRQTGSAGSGRSVVRTSNEDGCVVAMAVGESARVDVIVSMIELDNACSIAEELVDIIDEKLPLGE, from the coding sequence ATGCGACGCAGTGTTATCGTTGTCCCGCTGTTTGTGGGTCTGATGTTGGTTGGTTGTACTGCAACTGAACCGGGTTCAGCATCGTCTACCACGCGTAATGAAGGCGGTAGCACCGTTGCGGCTCCGCCAACATCGGGTAATCAGGACCACGAAAATCAGTCAATTAAGCAGGTGGACCCGTGCTCTCTTCTTGTGGAATCTGAACTCGATCGTTTCGGCGAGTTCGGTCAAGGGGAGTATCGGGAGTATGGTACTGGGCGCAACTGCAGATGGCAGGCCGATCGCGAGGGGGCGTCCGAGCAGGTGCCACTCGTGGACCTTATTGTCGAGGACAACGCTGGAATAGGCCTGCTTCCTGACCTCGGCGGGGGTCGGCAAACCGGAAGTGCTGGATCGGGTCGGAGCGTTGTGCGGACATCTAACGAGGATGGCTGCGTCGTGGCTATGGCGGTAGGTGAAAGTGCTCGTGTGGATGTCATCGTTTCGATGATCGAGCTCGACAACGCTTGCTCGATTGCCGAAGAGTTGGTCGACATCATCGACGAAAAGCTGCCTCTGGGTGAGTAG
- the glfT1 gene encoding galactofuranosyltransferase GlfT1 encodes MPDVEAKRLPEGAVVAVVVTRHRRDLLAESLKIVAAQTRPVDHLVVVDNGPDRPARDVVADCGVPSTYLPSHHNLGGAGGFALGMLHALAMGAEWVWLADDDGRPADENVLQVLLEEAERRNLAEVSPVVASIDAPGKLAFPLRRGLTWKRSASELGTDFLPGIASLMNGALFRASTLEVTGVPDLRLFVRGDEVEMHRRLVRSGLPFGTSLRTAYLHPNGSDEFKPMLGGRFHAQDPENEVKRYYTYRNRGYLLSQPGMRKIGALELLRFGLYFVGVKRDPKAFAQWLRLVRQGRRERFFRY; translated from the coding sequence GTGCCTGACGTGGAGGCGAAGCGCTTGCCGGAAGGTGCGGTGGTGGCCGTGGTGGTCACCCGGCACCGCCGTGACCTGCTCGCGGAGTCGCTGAAGATCGTCGCTGCCCAGACCCGGCCCGTGGACCACCTCGTGGTGGTGGACAACGGGCCGGACCGACCCGCGCGGGACGTGGTGGCCGACTGTGGCGTGCCGTCGACGTACCTGCCCTCGCACCACAACCTGGGCGGCGCGGGCGGATTCGCGCTGGGGATGCTGCACGCGCTCGCGATGGGCGCGGAGTGGGTGTGGCTCGCCGACGACGACGGCAGGCCCGCCGACGAGAACGTGCTCCAGGTGCTGCTCGAGGAGGCGGAGCGGCGCAACCTCGCCGAGGTGTCGCCGGTGGTGGCGAGCATCGACGCACCCGGAAAGCTCGCCTTCCCGCTGCGGCGTGGCCTGACGTGGAAGCGGTCGGCGTCGGAACTCGGCACCGACTTCCTGCCCGGTATCGCGTCGCTGATGAACGGTGCGCTGTTCCGCGCCTCGACGCTCGAAGTGACCGGTGTTCCGGACCTGAGGTTGTTCGTCCGGGGTGACGAGGTGGAGATGCACCGCAGGCTGGTGCGCTCCGGTCTTCCGTTCGGCACCTCGCTGCGCACCGCGTACCTGCACCCGAACGGTTCGGACGAGTTCAAGCCCATGCTCGGCGGCCGGTTCCACGCGCAGGACCCGGAGAACGAGGTCAAGCGGTACTACACCTACCGCAACCGCGGCTATCTGCTGTCGCAACCGGGGATGCGCAAGATCGGGGCGCTGGAGCTGCTGCGCTTCGGCCTGTACTTCGTGGGAGTCAAGCGCGACCCGAAGGCGTTCGCCCAGTGGCTCAGGCTCGTGCGGCAAGGCCGTAGGGAGCGCTTCTTCCGGTACTGA
- a CDS encoding ESX secretion-associated protein EspG has product MVQSFSLSLAAVDILFEQLKLGHAPFPFEVPHLGTTHTERAQIRDAVFRDLEGRGLMRRGRLDADAEAALTTFARGRVALTAAAKLDGGEKLFARSAGDGQFAVLAKRDGNLIVFTMIRPEGLVPEIVDLIPSARPAPGQSVTLVKPEPRTQNPRRAEPDSYDPFAGMSAPASRSSVQERAVQRMFEKPTKRMGQFTAFTQGRKGEHRHLSPVVWFDTEDGRIFSTSRKAEDGQTWLTYAPGDNARITQQLTAQIQPYLQ; this is encoded by the coding sequence ATGGTGCAGTCGTTCTCGTTGTCGTTGGCCGCCGTCGACATCCTGTTCGAGCAACTGAAGCTCGGGCACGCGCCGTTTCCGTTCGAGGTGCCGCACCTGGGCACCACGCACACCGAGCGCGCGCAGATCAGGGATGCGGTGTTCCGCGACCTCGAAGGTCGCGGATTGATGAGGCGCGGCAGGTTGGACGCCGACGCGGAAGCGGCGCTGACGACGTTCGCGCGGGGTCGGGTGGCGTTGACGGCGGCGGCGAAGTTGGACGGCGGCGAGAAGCTGTTCGCCCGGTCGGCCGGCGACGGGCAGTTCGCGGTACTCGCCAAGCGGGACGGCAACCTCATCGTGTTCACCATGATCCGCCCGGAGGGGCTCGTTCCCGAGATCGTCGATCTCATCCCGTCGGCTCGCCCCGCACCGGGTCAGTCGGTCACCCTGGTGAAGCCGGAGCCGAGAACACAGAACCCGCGGCGCGCGGAACCCGACTCGTACGACCCGTTCGCCGGCATGTCGGCGCCTGCTTCGCGGTCGTCGGTGCAGGAGCGAGCGGTGCAGCGGATGTTCGAGAAGCCGACGAAGCGGATGGGACAGTTCACGGCGTTCACCCAGGGCCGTAAGGGCGAACACCGGCACCTCTCCCCGGTGGTGTGGTTCGACACCGAGGACGGCCGCATCTTCAGCACCAGCCGCAAGGCGGAGGACGGTCAGACCTGGCTGACCTACGCGCCCGGGGACAACGCGCGCATCACGCAACAACTGACGGCGCAGATCCAGCCGTATCTGCAGTAG
- the wzt gene encoding galactan export ABC transporter ATP-binding subunit Wzt/RfbE: protein MISIDVRNAYVDFPIFDAKTRSLKKRVLGKVGGKIGTESRVPIIEALHDINLSLKSGDRVALVGHNGAGKSTLLRLLSGIYEPTRGSARVRGRVAPVFDLGVGMDQEISGYENILIRGLYLGMSRKEMEKRIDDIADFTELGDYLSMPLRTYSTGMRVRLALGVVTSIDPEILLLDEGIGAVDAAFLNKARDRLVDLVNRSGLLVFASHQDDLLLELCTSAIWMDEGNMKMQGSLREVLTAYKGRDPFENVSQETLDRLEQASATSGA from the coding sequence ATGATCAGCATTGACGTTCGGAACGCCTACGTCGACTTCCCGATCTTCGACGCCAAGACGCGGTCGCTGAAGAAGCGGGTCCTCGGCAAGGTCGGCGGCAAGATCGGCACCGAGAGCCGGGTGCCGATCATCGAGGCGCTGCACGACATCAACCTGTCGTTGAAGAGCGGTGACCGCGTGGCGCTCGTCGGCCACAACGGCGCGGGCAAGTCCACGCTGCTGCGGCTGCTGTCCGGCATCTACGAACCCACCCGCGGTTCGGCCCGCGTGCGGGGTCGCGTGGCGCCCGTGTTCGACCTGGGTGTCGGCATGGACCAGGAGATCTCCGGCTACGAGAACATCCTGATCCGTGGCCTGTACCTGGGCATGTCCCGCAAGGAGATGGAAAAGCGGATCGACGACATCGCCGACTTCACCGAACTCGGCGACTACCTGTCGATGCCGCTGCGCACCTACTCCACGGGCATGCGGGTGCGGCTCGCGCTCGGCGTGGTGACCTCCATCGACCCGGAGATCCTGCTGCTCGACGAGGGCATCGGCGCGGTGGACGCGGCGTTCCTCAACAAGGCCCGCGACCGGCTCGTCGACCTCGTGAACCGGTCGGGCCTGCTGGTGTTCGCTTCCCACCAGGACGACCTGCTGCTGGAACTGTGCACGTCCGCCATCTGGATGGACGAGGGAAACATGAAGATGCAGGGCTCGCTGCGGGAGGTCCTCACCGCCTACAAGGGCAGGGATCCGTTCGAGAACGTCAGCCAGGAGACCCTCGACCGGCTCGAACAGGCCTCGGCGACGAGCGGTGCCTGA
- a CDS encoding DegT/DnrJ/EryC1/StrS family aminotransferase yields the protein MSDFLPYGRQSVSESDIAAVTEVLRGDWLTTGPAVTRFESDLAEHTGGTPAVAVTSGTAALHVAYAAAGVGPGDEVVTSPLTFVATAATAALHGAKVVFADTEADTGNLDPAAARAAVTERTKVLAAVDYAGHPAELDALRDVADSAGALLLEDAAHSIGGSWRGRPVGSIADLTTFSFFATKNLTTAEGGAVVSPVPELVERARAFRNHGLVRDRDRQRYPDEGAWHQEVHAFGLNYRLPDVLCALGSSQLRRLAAFKQRRAELHARYDAGLKDVADVLTPVCRAEADPMWHLYPLRVLDGRRGELFDHLRAHGIGVQVNYIPAYWHPVFEDLGYRRGLCPNAEAYYSQELSLPLFADLTDSDADRVIDAVRSFFGA from the coding sequence ATGAGTGACTTCCTGCCCTACGGACGCCAGTCGGTCAGTGAATCCGACATCGCCGCCGTCACCGAGGTACTGCGCGGCGACTGGCTGACCACCGGGCCCGCCGTGACCCGGTTCGAGTCCGACCTCGCCGAACACACCGGTGGCACGCCCGCCGTGGCCGTCACCTCGGGCACCGCCGCCCTGCACGTGGCCTACGCCGCCGCGGGCGTCGGCCCCGGCGACGAGGTGGTGACCAGCCCCCTGACGTTCGTGGCCACGGCCGCCACGGCCGCTCTGCACGGCGCGAAGGTCGTGTTCGCCGACACCGAAGCCGACACCGGCAACCTCGACCCGGCCGCCGCGCGAGCCGCGGTCACCGAACGCACGAAGGTGCTCGCGGCCGTCGACTACGCCGGGCATCCCGCCGAACTCGACGCCCTGCGCGACGTGGCCGACTCGGCGGGCGCGCTGCTGCTGGAGGACGCGGCCCACTCCATCGGCGGCAGTTGGCGGGGCAGGCCCGTCGGGTCGATCGCCGACCTCACCACGTTCTCGTTCTTCGCCACGAAGAACCTCACCACCGCCGAGGGCGGTGCGGTGGTCAGCCCCGTGCCCGAGCTGGTGGAGCGCGCCCGCGCGTTCCGCAACCACGGCCTCGTGCGCGACCGCGACCGCCAGCGGTACCCGGACGAGGGCGCGTGGCACCAGGAGGTCCACGCCTTCGGGCTGAACTACCGGCTACCCGACGTGCTGTGCGCGCTCGGCTCCAGCCAACTGCGCCGCCTGGCGGCCTTCAAGCAGCGCAGGGCCGAACTGCACGCCCGGTACGACGCCGGGCTGAAGGACGTGGCGGACGTGCTGACCCCGGTGTGCCGGGCCGAGGCCGACCCGATGTGGCACCTCTACCCGCTGCGGGTGCTCGACGGCAGGCGCGGGGAGCTGTTCGACCACCTGCGCGCCCACGGCATCGGCGTGCAGGTGAACTACATCCCCGCGTACTGGCACCCCGTGTTCGAGGACCTCGGCTACCGGCGTGGACTGTGCCCGAACGCCGAGGCGTACTACTCCCAGGAGCTGTCACTGCCGCTGTTCGCCGACCTCACCGACTCCGACGCCGACCGCGTGATCGACGCCGTACGGTCGTTCTTCGGCGCCTGA
- the pseI gene encoding pseudaminic acid synthase, which produces MTSIRIGSHEIGPDHPPFVIAEVSGNHNGSLDRALAIVDAVADAGAQAVKLQTYRPDTITIDVDTPAFRLSDDHELWSGENLYRLYERAHTPWEWHEKLFARARERGLEVFSSPFDPTAVELLESLDAPAYKIASSEIVDLPLIELCARTGKPLVISTGMASVGEIDAAVRAARAAGNDRILLLGCTASYPAPPSDSNLRSLPVLTQTFGTPVGLSDHTMGIGAPVAAVALGACAVEKHVTLARDDGGVDSAFSLEPHELAALVTETRRAWEALGTASIGPKASEQEGLRLRRSLYVVEDVKAGEPVTERNVRSIRPAGGLPPAEITTVLGRTFRADAAKGTPLTWDLL; this is translated from the coding sequence ATGACGTCGATCCGCATCGGCAGCCACGAGATCGGGCCCGACCACCCACCCTTCGTGATCGCCGAGGTGTCCGGCAACCACAACGGCAGTCTCGACCGGGCCCTGGCCATCGTGGACGCGGTCGCGGACGCCGGTGCGCAGGCCGTGAAGCTCCAGACCTACCGGCCCGACACGATCACCATCGACGTCGACACGCCCGCTTTCCGGCTGAGTGACGACCACGAACTGTGGAGCGGCGAGAACCTGTACCGCCTGTACGAGCGCGCGCACACGCCGTGGGAGTGGCACGAGAAGCTGTTCGCCCGCGCCCGTGAGCGTGGCCTGGAGGTGTTCTCCAGCCCGTTCGACCCCACGGCCGTGGAGTTGCTCGAATCGCTGGACGCGCCCGCGTACAAGATCGCGTCGTCGGAGATCGTGGACCTGCCGCTCATCGAGCTGTGCGCGCGGACGGGCAAGCCGTTGGTGATCTCCACCGGGATGGCGAGCGTGGGGGAGATCGACGCCGCCGTGCGTGCGGCGCGCGCGGCGGGCAACGACCGGATCCTGCTGCTGGGCTGCACCGCGTCGTACCCGGCGCCGCCGAGCGACAGCAACCTGCGCTCGCTGCCCGTGCTGACGCAGACCTTCGGCACTCCCGTCGGGCTGTCCGACCACACGATGGGTATCGGTGCTCCCGTGGCGGCCGTGGCGTTGGGCGCGTGCGCGGTCGAGAAGCACGTGACGCTCGCGCGCGACGACGGCGGCGTCGACTCGGCGTTCTCGCTGGAGCCCCACGAACTGGCCGCGCTCGTCACCGAGACCCGGCGTGCGTGGGAGGCACTCGGAACGGCGTCGATCGGGCCGAAGGCCAGCGAGCAGGAGGGGCTGCGCCTGCGCCGTTCGCTCTACGTGGTGGAGGACGTGAAGGCGGGCGAACCGGTGACCGAGCGCAACGTGCGCTCGATCCGGCCGGCCGGGGGACTTCCGCCCGCGGAGATCACCACCGTGTTGGGCCGCACGTTCCGTGCCGACGCGGCCAAGGGCACGCCGCTGACCTGGGATTTGCTTTAG
- a CDS encoding GNAT family N-acetyltransferase: MADGVPRVRLASESDAEALLRWRNDPDTRRWSRNTAEVALADHLAWLRGVLASEGRLLLVAENDAAERVGMVRFDRIDAGTWEVSITVAPEHRGTRLARPLLAEGERELRRRRSPGTVLATVHRDNTASVALFRTAGYAPDGTDGTDTGFLRFVKAVSSEGQ, encoded by the coding sequence ATGGCTGACGGCGTGCCGAGGGTCCGCCTCGCCTCGGAGTCGGACGCCGAGGCGTTGTTGCGCTGGCGCAACGATCCGGACACCCGGCGCTGGTCACGGAACACGGCCGAGGTCGCACTCGCCGATCACCTCGCCTGGTTGCGCGGGGTGCTGGCGTCGGAGGGCCGGCTGCTGCTGGTCGCGGAGAACGACGCGGCGGAACGGGTCGGCATGGTCCGGTTCGACCGGATCGACGCGGGGACGTGGGAGGTCAGCATCACGGTCGCCCCCGAGCACAGGGGTACGCGGCTCGCCCGCCCGCTGCTCGCCGAGGGTGAGCGGGAGCTCCGCCGTCGCCGGTCACCCGGTACCGTGCTGGCGACCGTGCACCGCGACAACACGGCGTCGGTGGCGTTGTTCCGCACGGCCGGGTACGCGCCGGACGGCACGGACGGTACGGACACCGGTTTCCTCCGGTTCGTCAAGGCAGTCTCGTCGGAAGGGCAGTGA
- the wzm gene encoding galactan export ABC transporter permease subunit Wzm/RfbD: protein MTSAPPSSDSRTFGRALSDIRNGFKQPELWGHLAWQDIKQRYRRSVLGPLWITISMGITALGLGLLYSQLFGASVGTFLPYITTGFIVWNFILGCLTDGTDTFIANEGLIKHLPAPLSVYALRTVWRQCIMFVHNMVIYFIVVAIFWNDITAPNYTMTEGGMSHPGLNWDALLAIPGFALLAINAGWVVLLFGIASTRFRDIPQVVSSLINLLFFMTPIVWTTDILKDKFGGTADWRDYVAELNPLYHFIQVVRAPLIGNSVSWHHYAIVGGITVVGWALALVVMRNYRARVSYWV, encoded by the coding sequence ATGACGTCGGCACCACCCTCCTCGGACAGCCGGACCTTCGGCCGCGCGCTGTCGGACATCAGAAACGGCTTCAAACAGCCTGAGCTCTGGGGCCACCTGGCCTGGCAGGACATCAAGCAGCGCTACCGGCGTTCCGTGCTCGGTCCGCTATGGATCACCATCAGCATGGGAATCACCGCGCTGGGGCTCGGCCTGCTGTACTCACAGCTCTTCGGCGCCTCCGTCGGCACCTTCCTGCCCTACATCACCACGGGCTTCATCGTCTGGAACTTCATCCTCGGCTGCCTCACCGACGGCACCGACACGTTCATCGCCAACGAAGGCCTCATCAAGCACCTGCCCGCGCCGTTGTCGGTCTACGCGCTGCGCACGGTGTGGCGCCAGTGCATCATGTTCGTCCACAACATGGTGATCTACTTCATCGTGGTCGCCATCTTCTGGAACGACATCACGGCGCCGAACTACACGATGACCGAAGGCGGCATGTCGCATCCGGGCCTGAACTGGGACGCGCTGCTCGCCATCCCGGGCTTCGCGCTGCTGGCGATCAACGCGGGCTGGGTGGTGCTGCTGTTCGGCATCGCCTCCACGCGCTTCCGCGACATCCCGCAGGTGGTCTCCAGCCTGATCAACCTGCTGTTCTTCATGACGCCGATCGTGTGGACCACCGACATCCTGAAGGACAAGTTCGGTGGCACCGCCGACTGGCGCGACTACGTCGCCGAGCTGAACCCGCTGTATCACTTCATCCAGGTGGTGCGGGCGCCGCTCATCGGGAACAGTGTGAGCTGGCACCACTACGCCATCGTCGGTGGCATCACCGTCGTCGGCTGGGCACTCGCTCTCGTGGTCATGCGCAACTACCGTGCCCGCGTCTCGTATTGGGTGTGA